A genomic window from Diospyros lotus cultivar Yz01 chromosome 2, ASM1463336v1, whole genome shotgun sequence includes:
- the LOC127795679 gene encoding serine/threonine-protein kinase AtPK2/AtPK19-like translates to MVSSTSQKDRSHLCSKLSKLTIPEFSSSPEQPDFDFSEVFGHPAAAASSSSPSSSSSPLNNNNPQIIHNRSHSFVGPSPRFAPASLPFKLFHDPELDEEDEGGEEDGIRGKRGEEAAARKIGPGEFEILRVVGKGAFGKVFQVRMKMERDDDGIGDGDGIFAMKVMRKETIIKNNHVNYMIAERDILTKVVHPFIVQLRYSFQTRSKLYLILDFLNGGHLFFHLYRQGVFSEDQARLYTAEIVSAVSHLHKCGIVHRDLKPENILMDADGHVMLTDFGLAKEIDQSSRSNSMCGTTEYMAPEILLSKGHNKDADWWSVGILLFEMLTGQPPFTHANRKKLQEKIIKERVKLPPRLTSEAHSLLKGLLQKEPSRRLGRGPKGADEIKNHKWFRSINWKKLDARELEPKFKPHVNGKDCTANFDKCWTAMPPDDSPAATPTAGECFQGYTYVAPNPWLHRSS, encoded by the exons atggTATCATCCACTTCCCAGAAGGACAGATCCCATCTCTGCTCCAAGCTAAGCAAGCTCACCATCCCTGAATTCTCATCTTCTCCCGAACAACCCGACTTCGATTTCTCCGAAGTCTTCGGCCACCCAGCTGCtgcagcttcttcttcctcgccaTCTTCCTCATCCTCTCctctcaacaacaacaatcccCAAATCATCCACAACCGCTCCCACTCCTTCGTCGGCCCCTCCCCCCGCTTCGCCCCCGCCTCCCTTCCTTTCAAGCTCTTCCACGACCCGGAACTCgacgaagaagatgaag GAGGCGAAGAAGATGGAATCCGGGGGAAAAGGGGGGAGGAGGCGGCGGCGCGGAAGATTGGGCCGGGGGAGTTTGAGATTTTGAGGGTTGTGGGAAAGGGGGCTTTTGGGAAGGTGTTTCAGGTGAGGATGAAGATGGAAAGAGACGATGATGGGATTGGTGATGGGGATGGGATTTTTGCTATGAAGGTGATGAGGAAGGAGACTATTATCAAGAACAACCATGTGAATTACATGATAGCCGAGAGGGATATACTCACCAAGGTTGTGCACCCCTTTATTGTGCAGCTTCGCTATTCTTTTCAG ACTAGATCAAAGCTGTACTTGATCCTGGATTTTCTAAATGGAGGACATCTATTCTTCCATTTATACCGACAAGGGGTCTTCag TGAGGATCAGGCAAGGCTTTATACTGCTGAGATTGTATCTGCTGTTTCACACCTTCACAAGTGCGGAATCGTGCATCGGGATCTCAAGCCTGAAAACATTCTTATGGATGCTGATGGGCAT GTTATGCTAACTGATTTTGGACTGGCAAAGGAAATCGATCAATCAAGCAGATCAAATTCAATGTGTGGTACTACTGAGTACATGGCCCCTGAGATCCTGCTCTCTAAAGGCCACAACAAAGATGCTGATTGGTGGAGTGTTGGAATACTCTTGTTTGAAATGCTAACTGGGCAG CCCCCTTTCACCCATGCAAATAGAAAGAAGCTCCAGGAGAAGATCATCAAGGAGAGGGTCAAGCTTCCACCACGCCTGACCAGTGAAGCCCATTCCTTGCTCAAAGGA CTACTGCAAAAGGAACCATCAAGAAGGCTGGGCCGTGGACCTAAGGGAGCAGATGAGATCAAGAATCACAAATGGTTTCGATCCATCAATTGGAAGAAATTGGATGCCAGAGAATTGGAGCCCAAGTTCAAGCCCCATGTCAATGGAAAAGATTGCACAGCCAATTTTGACAAGTGCTGGACGGCCATGCCTCCAGACGACTCGCCCGCTGCCACACCCACAGCAGGCGAGTGTTTCCAAGGGTACACGTACGTGGCCCCTAATCCTTGGCTTCATCGGTCATCATGA